The Triticum aestivum cultivar Chinese Spring chromosome 7B, IWGSC CS RefSeq v2.1, whole genome shotgun sequence genome window below encodes:
- the LOC123157094 gene encoding uncharacterized protein, with protein MGCVSSKQFHGGDECGGEGKPRRRPSSNSLRRLVSYNSSKRHEDLEEDEEEGGVVAATSSSVGHRVAKDASTARLIRKPPAPVVDAVVPLPEEVAATAASVVDVERAVAAPVNRRRAPNGMAEQEPRSGGIRGEVKPRIIDVPNGVVGEHVAAGWPRWLTEVATEAVRGWQPRKAESFEKLDKIGQGTYSSVYKARDLENGKIVALKKVRFANMDPESVRFMAREIHILRRLDNPNVIKLEGLVTSRMSSSLYLVFEYMEHDLAGLAATPGIKFTEAQVKCYMHQLLSGLGHCHSRGVLHRDIKGANLLLDNNGALKIADFGLATFFNPNQKQNLTSRVVTLWYRPPELLLGATNYGATVDLWSAGCILAELLSGKPIMPGRTEVEQLHKIFKLCGSPSEEFWANLKLSRATIFKPQHPYRRCVNDVYKDFPPSALALLDRLLAVEPDNRGTAASALESEFFTMKPYACDPSSLPKYPPSKEYDAKLRDEEARRQRAAAAKGHESETGRRKQLAAQNGTIDLQQRRVPVNPKSSSNKFTPKEDAVTGFPMDPLVVDNGHVRRVPLMNAGRSSSTLGRSSGTDPNAQRFYTSQIAAAEMSNPSAATGQRGNTGKLSNLGDSARKQYLREHRSSSRYSQLAAADQSDKPKWSQSHQFQERPSSSHRKDEVVADKEPTGVNGTRKNRIQYSGPLMPPGVNMEEILKEHERQIQQAVRRARLDKGKGKHAERDQSESLLYAAHNGRIASFYIAVGDLPAARSAVEQAARKARAFPWNLLIWSYAGDRLWKDVVMAYVRMLALGVDTDRYTYPSLLRACGELGELTIGRKIDHRIRRSRYDLDMYVWNALVGMYVKCGELEDAQRVFDEMSVRDVVSWNTMVSGYASAGMWAEAFQLLQRVPGANIVTWNAVAAGNLKAGNYDEVIRLLSQMRNRHGPGVDSVSVLIALKACAKSGYLRIGRELHGVSVRLYFDRLECVVNSLITMYSRCRMMSSAVLLFTMCSIQSITAWNSLLAGFAFMDQVEEASLLFREMIGSGVCPNDVTVLTMLSLVARFGHLCHGRELHCYILRHGLGGSKLLQNSLVDMYSKSRHMRASRIVFGQMECRDKHAYTSLILGYGMQREGHLSLKLFDEMIANSIEPDHVTMVAVLSACSYSGLVTQGQLLFAKMFAVFGIAPRVEHFSCMVDLYSREGLLKVSEEIIDKMPFQPTAAMLATLIEACLIHGNTEIGKRTAKKLLAMRTNNPGHYKLISNTYISAKCWPELAKVRSLMSMMDLTMVPSHSLLESEYDICLVEQDDGLNDGAHCDLSDRITDTDSSSSEEAKSSEAFGG; from the exons ATGGGATGCGTCAGTTCGAAGCAATTCCATGGCGGCGACGAGTGTGGCGGCGAGGGGAAGCCTCGCCGCCGCCCATCCAGCAACTCGCTGAGGCGTCTGGTTAGTTACAACTCCAGCAAGAGGCACGAGGACttggaggaggatgaagaagaagggGGAGTTGTGGCAGCCACGTCCTCCAGCGTCGGGCACCGTGTTGCCAAAGATGCCAGCACGGCCAGGCTGATTCGGAAGCCCCCTGCGCCCGTGGTCGATGCAGTGGTGCCGCTGCCAGAGGAAGTGGCCGCAACTGCCGCTAGCGTCGTTGATGTGGAGAGGGCGGTTGCTGCCCCTGTGAATCGCAGGCGTGCTCCGAATGGCATGGCAGAGCAAGAACCAAGGAGTGGTGGCATCAGGGGTGAGGTGAAGCCAAGGATCATAGATGTGCCGAATGGAGTGGTGGGGGAGCATGTGGCGGCTGGCTGGCCAAGGTGGCTCACGGAGGTGGCAACAGAGGCGGTCCGTGGGTGGCAGCCTCGCAAGGCAGAGTCCTTCGAGAAGTTGGACAAG ATAGGGCAAGGTACCTACAGCAGCGTTTACAAAGCACGCGATCTTGAGAATGGAAAAATTGTGGCACTTAAGAAAGTTCGATTTGCCAACATGGATCCTGAGAGTGTTCGATTTATGGCGAGGGAAATTCACATCTTAAGAAGACTTGATAATCCAAATGTTATTAAGCTCGAAGGTTTGGTGACATCACGCATGTCTAGTAGCTTGTATCTCGTGTTCGAATACATGGAGCATGATCTTGCGGGACTTGCTGCTACACCTGGCATAAAATTCACAGAGGCTCAG GTCAAGTGTTACATGCACCAGCTACTGTCTGGACTTGGTCACTGTCATAGTCGTGGtgttttgcatcgggatataaagGGTGCTAATCTTCTGCTTGACAATAATGGTGCCCTCAAAATAGCAGATTTTGGTCTAGCTACATTCTTTAATCCGAACCAAAAGCAGAATTTGACAAGTCGTGTTGTAACTTTATGGTACCGCCCCCCGGAACTTTTGCTGGGTGCTACTAACTATGGTGCCACTGTTGATCTCTGGAGTGCTGGTTGCATCCTTGCGGAATTGTTGTCAGGGAAGCCTATCATGCCAGGACGAACTGAG GTGGAACAATTGCACAAAATATTCAAGCTTTGTGGTTCACCATCAGAGGAGTTCTGGGCTAATTTGAAGTTATCGCGTGCTACAATCTTCAAACCACAACATCCGTATCGTCGTTGTGTGAATGATGTATATAAGGACTTCCCTCCTTCAGCTTTGGCACTTCTGGACCGTTTACTTGCTGTAGAACCTGATAATAGGGGTACTGCGGCTTCTGCCCTTGAAAGTGAA TTCTTTACAATGAAGCCTTATGCTTGTGATCCATCAAGTCTGCCGAAATATCCTCCAAGTAAGGAATATGACGCTAAGCTTCGAGATGAAGAAGCTAGGAG GCAAAGAGCAGCTGCAGCCAAAGGACATGAATCTGAAACTGGACGCAGGAAACAACTTGCAGCACAAAATGGCACTATCGATTTACAG CAACGGCGAGTTCCGGTTAATCCTAAAAGCAGTAGTAATAAGTTTACTCCAAAGGAGGATGCTGTTACCGGCTTTCCAATGGATCCTCTGGTAGTAGACAATGGTCATGTTCGCCGTGTTCCTTTGATGAATGCTGGTCGTTCATCCTCCACTTTGGGTCGATCAAGTGGCACAGATCCAAATGCCCAGAGATTCTACACCTCTCAGATTGCTGCTGCCGAGATGTCTAACCCATCTGCTGCAACTGGGCAGCGAGGCAATACTGGTAAGCTGTCTAACCTTGGGGACAGCGCCAGGAAACAGTATTTAAGAGAGCATCGGTCGAGTTCAAGATACAGCCAACTCGCTGCTGCCGACCAGTCTGACAAACCCAAATGGTCGCAATCGCATCAATTCCAAGAAAGACCGTCATCTTCCCATCGGAAGGATGAAGTGGTGGCAGATAAGGAGCCTACAGGG GTGAATGGCACGAGGAAGAACCGAATCCAGTACTCAGGACCATTGATGCCTCCCGGGGTAAACATGGAGGAGATCCTTAAAGAGCACGAGCGGCAGATCCAACAAGCCGTGCGAAGGGCTCGTCTGGACAAGGGAAAGGGCAAGCACGCCGAGAGAGACCAGTCGGAGTCGCTGCTCTACGCTGCCCATAATGGCAG GATCGCCTCCTTCTACATAGCCGTCGGCGACCTCCCGGCCGCGCGTTCCGCCGTCGAGCAGGCGGCTCGGAAGGCGCGAGCTTTCCCCTGGAACCTGCTCATATGGAGCTACGCCGGCGACAGGCTGTGGAAAGACGTGGTCATGGCGTATGTCAGGATGCTGGCGCTGGGCGTGGACACCGACAGGTACACGTATCCGTCTCTGCTGCGCGCTTGCGGCGAGCTCGGAGAGCTCACCATTGGCCGCAAGATTGACCACCGTATTCGGAGGAGTAGATATGATCTGGACATGTATGTCTGGAACGCTTTGGTCGGGATGTATGTCAAGTGCGGGGAGCTTGAGGATGCGCAGAGGGTGTTTGATGAAATGTCTGTCAGGGATGTTGTCAGCTGGAACACAATGGTGTCTGGCTATGCATCGGCGGGGATGTGGGCCGAGGCGTTTCAGCTGCTTCAGCGGGTTCCTGGGGCTAACATTGTGACGTGGAATGCAGTTGCAGCAGGGAATTTGAAGGCTGGGAACTATGATGAAGTGATCAGGTTGTTGTCTCAGATGAGGAATCGCCACGGGCCAGGGGTGGACTCTGTGAGCGTGCTGATTGCCCTGAAAGCGTGTGCTAAGAGTGGGTATCTGAGGATTGGCAGGGAGTTGCATGGGGTGTCTGTTCGTCTATACTTTGACAGGCTCGAGTGTGTGGTAAACTCGTTGATAACAATGTATTCAAGATGCAGGATGATGAGCTCTGCTGTACTTCTGTTTACAATGTGCTCAATTCAAAGCATCACGGCTTGGAATTCATTGTTAGCAGGATTTGCATTCATGGACCAGGTTGAGGAAGCTTCTTTGCTCTTCAGAGAGATGATTGGCTCAGGTGTCTGTCCAAATGATGTTACTGTCTTGACAATGCTCTCCCTTGTTGCACGGTTTGGACACCTCTGTCATGGAAGGGAGCTGCACTGCTACATCCTTAGACATGGATTGGGTGGTTCTAAATTATTGCAAAACTCACTTGTCGACATGTACTCAAAGTCTAGACACATGAGAGCTTCACGGATAGTATTTGGTCAGATGGAATGTCGAGACAAGCATGCCTACACTTCATTGATTTTGGGATATGGAATGCAAAGAGAGGGCCATCTATCACTGAAGCTCTTTGATGAAATGATCGCCAACAGTATAGAGCCCGACCATGTAACCATGGTTGCTGTTCTTTCAGCATGTAGCTACTCTGGACTGGTCACTCAAGGGCAGCTACTATTTGCCAAGATGTTTGCTGTGTTTGGTATTGCACCAAGAGTGGAGCATTTTTCTTGCATGGTTGATTTGTACAGCCGTGAAGGTTTGCTGAAGGTGTCCGAGGAGATAATTGACAAGATGCCGTTCCAGCCAACTGCTGCAATGTTAGCGACTCTTATTGAGGCTTGCCTGATCCATGGTAATACAGAAATTGGCAAACGAACTGCAAAGAAGTTGCTGGCAATGAGGACAAACAATCCTGGTCACTACAAATTGATCTCAAACACGTATATATCAGCAAAATGTTGGCCAGAGCTAGCTAAAGTTAGATCATTGATGAGTATGATGGATTTAACTATGGTTCCAAGCCATTCCTTGCTAGAATCAGAATATGACATATGCCTAGTTGAGCAAGATGATGGCTTAAATGATGGTGCACATTGTGACTTGTCTGACCGCATAACGGATACTGATTCGTCTAGTAGTGAGGAGGCGAAAAGCAGTGAAGCTTTCGGTGGATAA